The following are encoded in a window of Roseimaritima ulvae genomic DNA:
- a CDS encoding AAA family ATPase, with protein sequence MTVDETLKQQLDDFRTDFYRLRAEISKVIVGQQEILDDMLISLVAGGHVLLEGVPGLGKTLTVRTLADALHLDFHRIQFTPDLMPADLIGTNVIAEMPDGRKVFEFQKGPLFANVLLADEINRATPKTQSALLEAMQEHSVTVAGITHRLSEPFFVMATQNPLEMEGTYPLPEAQLDRFFCKLLVKYPHVRDLEKILDRTTESQKPQAEAVMTGERVLQMSALARQIPISEEVRRYGIALVVATHPEHELATAATKKYVRYGASPRGLQALVLGAKIRAILDSRYHVSRDDLRETALPVLRHRLILNFEGQAEGIQVDDVLEKIISGIAEDALAAA encoded by the coding sequence ATGACTGTTGATGAAACGTTAAAGCAGCAGCTTGACGATTTTCGCACTGACTTTTATCGCCTGCGTGCGGAGATATCGAAGGTCATCGTGGGGCAACAAGAGATACTTGACGATATGTTGATCTCCTTGGTCGCCGGCGGACATGTATTGCTGGAAGGCGTGCCTGGTTTGGGCAAGACACTTACGGTCCGGACGCTGGCCGATGCTTTGCACCTTGATTTCCATCGCATTCAATTTACTCCCGACCTGATGCCGGCAGACCTGATCGGCACCAATGTGATTGCCGAAATGCCGGACGGGCGAAAGGTGTTTGAGTTTCAGAAAGGACCGTTGTTCGCCAATGTTCTGCTCGCGGATGAAATCAATCGGGCCACTCCAAAAACCCAGTCCGCTTTACTGGAAGCGATGCAGGAACATTCGGTCACCGTGGCCGGCATCACGCACCGCTTGAGCGAACCGTTTTTTGTGATGGCCACTCAAAACCCTTTGGAAATGGAAGGCACGTACCCATTGCCGGAAGCCCAACTAGATCGGTTCTTCTGCAAACTGTTGGTGAAATATCCGCACGTACGTGATCTGGAAAAGATTCTTGACCGCACGACCGAATCGCAAAAACCGCAGGCCGAAGCGGTCATGACCGGTGAGCGTGTATTGCAGATGTCCGCCTTGGCAAGACAGATTCCGATTTCCGAAGAGGTCCGTCGCTACGGCATCGCGTTGGTCGTCGCTACCCATCCCGAACACGAGCTGGCCACCGCGGCGACCAAAAAGTATGTGCGTTACGGCGCCAGCCCTCGCGGTTTGCAGGCCTTGGTTTTGGGCGCCAAAATCCGTGCCATCCTGGACAGCCGTTACCACGTTTCGCGAGATGACTTGCGTGAAACAGCCCTTCCCGTCTTGCGGCATCGCTTGATTCTGAATTTCGAAGGTCAGGCCGAGGGCATTCAGGTTGACGACGTATTGGAAAAAATCATCAGTGGTATCGCCGAAGACGCGTTAGCGGCCGCCTGA
- a CDS encoding VWA domain-containing protein, whose protein sequence is MSFAWPAGFLFALLALPILVLYILKVRMRRLPVSTNLFWKQVYDEKPPRSLWRQLRHLLSLLAQVLILCLLVGAIVDPYLPWQLLQARRIVLVVDNSASMQATDVSPTRLAVAKDEAQQLISGLRERDQVAIVLGGRTPEVMVGMTGHIPTLRRALDAIPQSENATHLQPAIELGQQLVGEHPHGEVVVLTDGCLTVGESRDAETTPPADDNPVPVSWKTVAGDANNVGITQFQTRRSLTDPLGYEILVSVWNAADVPVKCRLEITLDDVPVDVLPLELAADEQWHRSLEKTSIEGGTMQATLTAFQNPQADDDSAPSNAVSSDSRRLNRLTVDDTAWAVLPARNRQRVLVISPGNLFLRKVFEANPLVDLEVRETFPESWPADTVIVLHGQVPEQLPAGSVFVIDPENDCEQWTVGKALEHPIITEQDEASPLMTHIRLDNVLVPQAKQLRFTNPPTVLAGTVSGDAIYAQPKRDNGRCLVLSVNLEQSDLAFRTAFPIMVTNALNWFAHQSGRWQPAVNTGALLTIDLSETAVELPTELRWLTPSGVAQTLPAEQTNLTLGPFDQTGVWSLRQPARDAAQEQSADEVDDAAEATLVRSVAVNLADERETDLRPDADLVELTNDRQWGSGWLNRPIWFYVTLLACGAITIEWWLYQRRLLA, encoded by the coding sequence ATGTCGTTTGCTTGGCCAGCCGGTTTTCTGTTCGCCTTGTTGGCATTGCCCATTCTGGTGCTATATATCCTTAAGGTGCGAATGCGGCGATTGCCGGTTTCCACGAACCTATTTTGGAAGCAGGTCTACGACGAAAAGCCACCGCGATCGCTGTGGCGGCAATTGCGTCACCTGTTAAGTCTGTTGGCTCAGGTGTTGATCCTGTGCTTGTTGGTGGGGGCGATTGTAGATCCTTACCTGCCGTGGCAACTGCTGCAAGCTCGCCGGATCGTGCTGGTCGTGGACAATTCTGCCAGCATGCAAGCTACCGACGTTTCACCGACCCGTTTAGCGGTCGCCAAAGACGAAGCACAACAGCTGATTTCTGGTCTCCGCGAGCGCGACCAAGTGGCCATCGTGCTGGGTGGCCGAACGCCCGAAGTGATGGTCGGCATGACCGGCCACATACCCACCCTGCGGCGAGCTCTCGACGCCATCCCGCAATCCGAAAACGCCACGCACCTGCAACCGGCAATCGAACTAGGCCAACAATTGGTGGGCGAACATCCGCATGGCGAAGTGGTCGTGTTGACCGACGGATGCCTAACCGTTGGTGAAAGCCGCGATGCGGAGACCACGCCACCAGCCGACGACAACCCCGTGCCGGTCAGCTGGAAAACGGTGGCAGGCGATGCCAACAATGTGGGCATTACCCAGTTTCAAACGCGACGCAGCCTGACCGATCCGTTGGGATACGAAATCCTCGTCTCGGTCTGGAACGCTGCCGACGTCCCCGTGAAGTGCCGGTTGGAAATCACCCTGGATGACGTCCCGGTCGACGTGCTGCCACTGGAACTGGCGGCCGATGAGCAGTGGCATCGCTCCTTGGAAAAAACGTCCATCGAGGGCGGTACGATGCAAGCTACCCTGACGGCATTCCAGAATCCCCAGGCTGACGACGACTCGGCCCCATCCAACGCGGTTTCCAGCGACTCACGGCGGCTGAATCGCTTAACGGTCGACGACACCGCCTGGGCCGTGTTGCCGGCTCGCAACCGCCAACGCGTCCTGGTGATCTCGCCAGGCAATCTATTCTTACGCAAAGTCTTCGAAGCGAACCCGTTGGTCGACCTGGAAGTTCGTGAGACGTTTCCTGAATCCTGGCCGGCGGACACGGTGATCGTCCTGCATGGCCAGGTCCCCGAGCAACTGCCGGCTGGCAGCGTCTTTGTGATCGATCCGGAAAACGATTGCGAACAGTGGACGGTTGGTAAGGCACTGGAACATCCGATCATTACCGAGCAGGACGAAGCGTCGCCGTTGATGACGCACATTCGCTTGGACAACGTGTTGGTTCCCCAAGCGAAGCAGTTGCGTTTCACTAACCCGCCCACGGTGCTTGCCGGCACGGTCAGCGGGGACGCAATTTATGCGCAGCCGAAACGGGACAATGGACGCTGCTTGGTGTTGAGCGTCAATCTGGAACAAAGCGATTTGGCCTTTCGTACCGCGTTTCCGATCATGGTCACCAATGCCCTCAACTGGTTCGCTCACCAGAGCGGGCGATGGCAACCGGCCGTTAACACCGGCGCACTGCTGACCATCGACTTGAGCGAAACGGCGGTCGAGCTGCCGACGGAACTGCGGTGGTTAACCCCTTCGGGCGTCGCACAGACGTTGCCCGCTGAGCAAACGAATCTGACGTTGGGACCGTTCGACCAAACCGGTGTGTGGAGTTTGCGACAGCCCGCACGGGACGCCGCGCAAGAGCAATCCGCCGATGAAGTAGACGATGCCGCGGAGGCCACGTTGGTTCGCAGCGTTGCCGTCAACTTGGCGGACGAGCGGGAAACGGATCTACGGCCCGACGCGGATCTGGTCGAGCTGACGAACGATCGCCAGTGGGGCAGTGGCTGGCTAAATCGCCCGATTTGGTTCTACGTCACGCTGCTTGCCTGTGGGGCGATCACGATCGAGTGGTGGTTATACCAACGACGGCTACTGGCTTAA
- a CDS encoding ATPase, T2SS/T4P/T4SS family, whose amino-acid sequence MPKKKASKRAVSKSNSNSVGPRKFRGEIPVFADWDEQEKELNNIKFGSDMTVICAPSDAEQLEHELAESNTARNEPAANKSFSGEGFFEIECPSKKRYRVEGRLLACRCRPIPSETNVTTNSSVSKSNTDPDHPFAISITFRTDSSDFKEAKRAFLAWLSKLKPKSLDQLNQEIESLATNSGAWQLHIRQKKDDASAIEPKDREATELKQVFARSGYKGAGADGKVADPKFPVSISLISELLHERIFLKSRGSADVPPEAERLHGAVLLAGRTKSAKSIITRALIHRFISHVATYRFLREQQERRPHLVTCEDPIEAPFYASAGAAGHSLREYVDYTARDRTAKDYEELRKAFADALRQTPACMFIGEVRSKKELTEVIDFAGTGHLVFATLHAGSLNDIFNKVFEAAEVKNSAQRGLVGSRILAAVHLKQLTVTGASSDRVSQIVTPSLWRRTVGSTAALVASGIGSLTPHMNEERHACLGRQHFAKAMIDRNSAIPENMKRPFRMEALNHDLRGE is encoded by the coding sequence ATGCCCAAGAAGAAAGCCAGTAAACGCGCTGTCTCCAAAAGCAATTCCAATAGTGTTGGTCCGAGAAAGTTTCGTGGCGAAATACCAGTATTCGCCGATTGGGACGAGCAGGAGAAAGAACTGAACAATATTAAGTTTGGCTCCGACATGACCGTCATCTGCGCTCCCAGCGATGCGGAACAGCTGGAACACGAACTGGCAGAAAGTAATACGGCGAGAAATGAGCCAGCAGCAAACAAGTCGTTTTCAGGCGAGGGTTTTTTTGAAATCGAATGCCCTTCGAAAAAGAGGTATCGCGTTGAGGGTCGATTGCTGGCCTGTCGATGCCGGCCAATACCGAGCGAAACCAACGTGACGACGAATTCATCTGTTTCAAAAAGCAATACCGATCCAGATCATCCATTCGCAATCAGTATCACATTTCGGACCGATTCATCAGACTTCAAAGAAGCCAAGAGGGCGTTCCTCGCTTGGTTGAGCAAACTCAAGCCCAAGAGCTTAGACCAGCTCAACCAAGAAATAGAAAGTCTTGCAACAAATTCAGGGGCGTGGCAGTTGCACATTCGGCAAAAAAAAGATGATGCAAGTGCCATCGAACCTAAAGATCGCGAGGCAACTGAATTAAAACAGGTTTTTGCGCGTTCTGGGTACAAGGGAGCAGGCGCCGATGGGAAAGTGGCCGATCCAAAGTTTCCAGTCAGTATTAGTTTGATTTCTGAGCTTCTTCACGAGCGAATCTTTCTGAAGAGCAGGGGATCCGCTGACGTGCCGCCAGAAGCAGAACGCCTCCACGGAGCTGTCCTCTTGGCAGGTCGAACGAAGAGCGCGAAGAGTATCATCACCCGTGCTCTTATTCACCGTTTTATTTCGCATGTTGCCACATATCGCTTCTTGCGTGAGCAACAAGAACGCCGTCCTCACCTGGTAACCTGTGAAGATCCTATTGAAGCACCTTTCTATGCTTCAGCCGGCGCAGCTGGCCATTCCTTACGAGAGTATGTCGATTACACAGCTCGCGACAGAACGGCGAAAGACTATGAAGAATTGAGAAAGGCGTTCGCGGACGCGCTTCGCCAAACGCCAGCGTGCATGTTTATCGGAGAAGTTCGCTCTAAAAAGGAATTGACCGAAGTGATTGACTTCGCCGGTACTGGGCATTTGGTTTTTGCTACCCTTCACGCTGGTTCTTTGAACGACATCTTCAATAAGGTGTTCGAGGCGGCAGAGGTTAAAAATTCCGCGCAGCGCGGCTTGGTTGGATCTCGGATATTAGCAGCGGTCCATCTCAAGCAGTTGACAGTCACAGGGGCATCCTCCGACCGAGTCTCACAGATTGTAACGCCGTCATTGTGGAGGCGTACAGTCGGGTCGACGGCGGCATTGGTCGCATCCGGAATTGGCTCCTTGACGCCACACATGAACGAAGAAAGACACGCCTGTTTGGGGCGTCAGCACTTCGCCAAGGCGATGATCGACCGAAATTCAGCCATCCCCGAGAACATGAAACGGCCGTTTAGAATGGAAGCCTTGAACCACGATTTGCGTGGCGAGTAG
- a CDS encoding DUF58 domain-containing protein, with amino-acid sequence MTSSALFPTDFLTRLEYLSIMSKRVFRGSLLAQRRSMQMGSGIEFSEHREYTFGDDLRYLDWNIYARHGDLLLKRFQEEQDLHVYLMLDCSHSMRFGTPAKFDLARRLVAALAYIALADLDRIAIVAYADGILSELPLTRGKARILSVMQYLENLQTSGQDTDLGRAVQGVLHRGSRTGMAVVVSDLFDEHGFQTGLDQLRHRRFDAHVIQLHDPREADPALLGDVEFVDMETDDARKVTVTEKNLRNYKRLFNAHQSAVRDYCRSYGLGCTQSPSVVPFDDLIIRMMRASAMATV; translated from the coding sequence ATGACTTCATCCGCCCTGTTCCCAACCGATTTCCTGACCCGTTTGGAATACCTTTCGATCATGTCGAAACGGGTGTTTCGCGGTTCGTTATTGGCACAGCGAAGATCGATGCAGATGGGCTCGGGCATCGAATTCTCCGAGCACCGCGAATACACCTTCGGCGACGACTTAAGATATTTGGACTGGAATATCTACGCTCGCCACGGCGACCTGCTCTTAAAGCGGTTCCAGGAAGAGCAGGACCTGCATGTCTATTTAATGCTGGACTGTTCCCACAGTATGCGGTTCGGAACTCCGGCGAAATTTGATCTGGCTCGCCGGCTTGTCGCCGCCTTGGCGTACATTGCGTTGGCGGACTTGGATCGGATCGCCATCGTTGCCTACGCCGATGGCATCTTGTCGGAGCTTCCCTTGACCCGCGGCAAAGCTCGCATCTTGTCGGTGATGCAATATTTGGAAAACTTACAAACCAGCGGTCAAGACACCGACCTGGGACGCGCCGTCCAAGGTGTCTTGCATCGCGGCAGTCGCACCGGCATGGCGGTGGTGGTCAGTGACTTGTTCGACGAACACGGTTTTCAAACAGGACTGGATCAACTGCGACACCGACGTTTTGACGCGCATGTGATTCAGCTGCACGATCCCCGAGAAGCCGATCCGGCACTTTTGGGAGATGTGGAATTTGTCGATATGGAAACCGACGACGCTCGCAAAGTAACGGTTACCGAAAAGAACCTCCGCAACTACAAGCGTCTGTTCAATGCTCATCAATCCGCCGTGCGAGATTATTGCCGCAGCTACGGGCTGGGCTGTACTCAGTCTCCTTCGGTGGTTCCTTTCGATGATTTGATCATTCGCATGATGCGCGCCTCGGCGATGGCCACAGTGTAA
- a CDS encoding VWA domain-containing protein, with amino-acid sequence MIPFELTRPGMLWLGLPLAVLIVLGFVRSLSDFPKRQRIVSLLVRAAVVTLLILAVSGLTLLRNSEALYVMLLTDESLSIGEEARQSADRYRQQLLEAQGSHELAAMSFATLPGRVQSNADADRNAAEHQAATENAATENTASQNTAEDESVKPTARVDGTRPDPRDGTNLAAAIEAAAGYVPPGYVPRIVLLSDGNETAGDAAAAASRSRVPVYTVPLPTRADPEVQVSAVDVPAEVQEGEPFYVDVRIQSNHEDEGLIEVFRGDHKVVSEKHALKIGENRLRFQQSIDRDRLAAYTVRVSGLTSDTLLDNNADSGLVYATGKPRVLIVESDPNLIRELAYALEDEGIQVDVRPPQGMPDSLADIQNFECVIVSNVPATDLTTRQMRIARTYVQDLGGGFIMLGGEQSFGLGGYYKSALEEILPVRSDFEKEKEKPSLGMVLVIDKSGSMSGDKMEMAKSAARAATELLGRSDSVAVLAFDGETYVISDMQSARNKQKISNEIAHIEAGGGTTMYPAMEMAYEMLLATQAKLKHVILLTDGVSSPGDFEGMAQLMTSSKMTVSTVAVGDGSDVELLDSIARIGKGRHYVTNDPAQVPQIFAKETVTASKSAIDEQPFIPQVIRATHALADIDMEAAPFLLGYVMTRPKPTSEVILATEKGEPLLAWWRYGLGMTAAFTSDAKSRWAAEWMTWPGFGKFWTQVIRQTMRKSDTRGIQVGVDRRNQMADITVDTVSDLGQFLNDVNVEMTVIQPGLKQHKQRLTQQGPGQYTTQFATPRSGAYHMEITVRQDDSVIYRQSRGTMVGYSDELRIRPSNEDLLQRIASSSGGQFAPTAPQVFESQGETAIRTTPLWPWLLAAAACLLVLDVSLRRIDFSLHYPFAPRT; translated from the coding sequence GTGATACCTTTCGAGTTAACTCGCCCGGGGATGCTGTGGCTGGGCCTGCCGTTGGCCGTACTGATCGTACTGGGCTTTGTTCGCAGTTTGAGTGATTTCCCTAAACGTCAGCGTATTGTGTCGCTGCTCGTCCGCGCCGCGGTTGTGACGTTGCTGATCCTGGCGGTCAGTGGCTTGACACTACTCCGCAACAGCGAAGCGCTGTACGTGATGCTGTTGACCGACGAAAGTCTCAGCATCGGCGAGGAAGCACGGCAATCCGCCGACCGGTATCGCCAGCAGTTACTAGAGGCGCAAGGTAGTCACGAACTAGCCGCGATGTCGTTTGCCACGCTTCCGGGCCGGGTCCAGAGCAATGCGGACGCTGATCGCAATGCAGCCGAGCATCAAGCCGCCACCGAAAACGCCGCCACCGAAAACACAGCGTCCCAAAACACTGCCGAAGATGAATCCGTTAAACCAACCGCACGCGTCGACGGGACTCGGCCAGACCCTCGCGATGGCACCAACTTGGCTGCGGCGATCGAAGCGGCCGCGGGCTACGTGCCGCCTGGCTACGTGCCGCGGATCGTATTGTTGAGCGATGGTAACGAGACGGCCGGGGATGCCGCCGCCGCGGCGTCACGCAGTCGCGTCCCGGTGTATACCGTGCCCCTGCCCACGCGTGCCGATCCGGAAGTCCAGGTTTCCGCAGTGGACGTGCCGGCGGAAGTTCAAGAGGGGGAACCCTTTTATGTGGATGTGAGGATTCAGTCCAACCACGAAGACGAAGGCTTGATCGAAGTCTTTCGCGGAGACCATAAAGTGGTCAGCGAAAAACACGCTCTGAAGATCGGAGAAAATCGGCTGCGGTTTCAGCAATCGATCGACCGCGATCGGTTGGCCGCCTATACCGTTCGCGTGTCGGGTTTGACCTCGGACACGCTGCTGGATAACAACGCGGACTCGGGCCTCGTCTACGCAACCGGCAAACCCAGGGTGCTGATCGTTGAAAGCGATCCCAACCTGATCCGCGAATTGGCTTATGCACTGGAAGACGAAGGCATTCAGGTGGACGTGCGTCCGCCGCAGGGGATGCCGGATTCGCTGGCCGACATTCAAAACTTTGAATGTGTGATCGTTTCCAACGTCCCGGCCACGGACCTCACCACCCGTCAGATGAGGATTGCCAGAACCTATGTGCAGGATCTGGGCGGTGGCTTCATCATGCTCGGCGGAGAGCAATCATTTGGCTTGGGCGGATACTACAAAAGCGCTCTGGAAGAAATCCTGCCGGTGCGTAGCGATTTTGAGAAGGAGAAAGAAAAGCCGTCGCTGGGGATGGTGTTGGTCATCGATAAATCGGGCTCGATGAGCGGCGACAAAATGGAGATGGCCAAATCGGCCGCTCGGGCGGCAACCGAATTGCTGGGCCGCAGCGATTCAGTGGCCGTGCTGGCCTTTGATGGCGAAACCTATGTGATCAGCGATATGCAGTCGGCGCGGAACAAGCAAAAGATCAGCAATGAAATCGCACACATCGAGGCCGGCGGCGGCACCACGATGTACCCGGCCATGGAAATGGCTTACGAGATGCTGCTGGCCACGCAGGCCAAACTGAAGCATGTGATCCTGTTGACCGATGGTGTCTCGTCGCCGGGAGATTTTGAGGGCATGGCGCAGCTAATGACGTCTTCCAAAATGACGGTTTCCACCGTCGCCGTCGGAGATGGTTCGGACGTCGAACTGCTGGATTCGATTGCCCGTATCGGCAAAGGCAGGCACTATGTGACCAACGATCCTGCGCAAGTGCCGCAGATTTTTGCCAAAGAAACCGTAACGGCCAGCAAGTCGGCGATCGACGAACAGCCCTTTATTCCTCAAGTCATCCGGGCCACGCATGCCCTGGCCGACATTGACATGGAAGCGGCTCCTTTTCTGTTGGGATATGTGATGACACGTCCCAAACCAACCAGTGAAGTGATCTTGGCGACGGAGAAGGGAGAGCCGCTGTTGGCATGGTGGCGATATGGACTGGGGATGACGGCGGCGTTTACTTCCGACGCCAAATCACGTTGGGCAGCCGAGTGGATGACCTGGCCTGGATTTGGAAAATTTTGGACGCAGGTGATCCGCCAAACGATGCGGAAGAGTGACACGCGTGGCATTCAAGTGGGCGTTGACCGTCGCAATCAGATGGCGGACATCACGGTAGACACCGTCAGCGACCTGGGGCAATTTTTAAACGATGTCAACGTAGAAATGACCGTCATTCAGCCGGGTTTGAAACAGCACAAACAACGGCTAACCCAACAGGGCCCGGGACAATACACCACCCAGTTTGCCACGCCGAGATCCGGCGCCTACCACATGGAAATCACGGTACGCCAAGACGACTCGGTGATCTACCGACAGTCGCGAGGTACGATGGTGGGGTACAGCGACGAGCTGCGGATTCGCCCCAGCAACGAAGATCTCCTGCAACGCATCGCCAGCAGCTCGGGCGGCCAGTTCGCTCCGACCGCCCCCCAGGTCTTCGAATCACAAGGCGAAACCGCAATCCGCACCACGCCGCTGTGGCCCTGGCTGTTAGCCGCCGCGGCGTGTTTATTGGTGCTGGACGTCTCGCTACGTCGCATCGATTTCAGCTTGCACTATCCCTTTGCCCCCAGAACCTAG